Genomic DNA from Hordeum vulgare subsp. vulgare chromosome 2H, MorexV3_pseudomolecules_assembly, whole genome shotgun sequence:
AGACGTCACAATCCAACCAAAAcccccccttttttttttctctacCAACATCCACACTGAATTCCACTGAATTTGCAGAAATTAATGCCGagttatatatatgatcgctggaATCCAAGATCAAGGAGTCAGCTTTAATCTTCTGGTATCACGACGTGACGACTCTACGACAATGGGACTCCACTACCTTCCTTTTGCTTTCGCTCATCTGTCATTTTGTGGTCAATTTGGATCCATGGTGGGAGCTAATTAAAGGAACCATAAGTGCCTTTCGATGAGCCGTATGAAATGACATAAATTAGCATCGTGTGCACCAGTGGGGCGCGATGTTTTGTTGCTATAGGACAATGAAAAACTCGAACGTGTTGCGGTTCGTTTAGAAATTCCTATGTCTTAATTTGAAGACATGCAAGACTTCCACTCGTGGTAATTTACTACTACCAGTTCATCGTCATCAAATCCACGAGACATGTGGAAATGTGGTAAGTAGTCCCACACACTAAAAGAATGTACATATCACATTGCAGTTAGAGGGCGAGGACGAGGCCGGGGAGGGAGTTGCGGGCGCGGTCGGGGCGGCGGCTCTGCCAGACGCACTtggacgcggcggcggcggcgaggcgcgTGACGGTGAGGTCGGTGTTGAAGTACTCGCGCAGCTGGGTGATCACCCCATCGCCGCCCACCGTCCAGGCGTGCACCCAGTATGCCTTGGCCTTGTCGTCCACGCCCTCGGCGATGACGGTGGAGCCGAAGGCGTCGACGGAGCGCGGCTggaagatgaaggaggaggaggccggtgaTGTGCCGCCGGTGAGGAGGCGCATCATGTGCTGGTGCGCGGGCGGGCCATGGAACCACCACTCGAGGTCGGGGGCGAGGAGGGAGTGGACGGCGGCGTGGTCGCGGGCGTTGAGCGCCTCGTAGAGGCGGAGCACCAGGAACTTGTTGCGCTGCTCCTCGGTCTCGTGCCCGCGCGGCGCCGAGGAGAACCCGCCCTCCAGCTGATCCAGCTCGTTAGCCAGCTCCGCCTGtcggagacgaagaagaagacggcGACGGCGGCTGGACCTCAACTACCTGATGCTGGTGATCGTCTCGGCGAGAGGCGGCGAGATACGGTGGGATCCGAGAGATTGGATTGTTTGGAGCGGCGGGTGGGGGCAGTTTTTATAGCGGGCGCGCGCGCGCGATGATGGATCGATGGGCCCGTGCGTGCGCGCCAGCGTGGACGGCAACCAAGTCGGGCTAGGATTGGGCCCCGTTGCTGAGTCGGATGATCGGTGGTGGTGGATTGGACCCACCGTCGGGGAGCCCATCAGAGAGAAATTTGACGAATTTGCCCCCTTTTTAAATTTTAACACAAAATAAACcggttttaaaaaatattcataaaATGGCCCACATCTGCATGGCATCCAAGGCTTGGGATGTTATGCTAGACAACACGGCGCTCCATGTTGGGCGTCGTGCTATCTACCATGGCGTTT
This window encodes:
- the LOC123424635 gene encoding senescence associated gene 20-like, whose translation is MMRLLTGGTSPASSSFIFQPRSVDAFGSTVIAEGVDDKAKAYWVHAWTVGGDGVITQLREYFNTDLTVTRLAAAAASKCVWQSRRPDRARNSLPGLVLAL